From Bos javanicus breed banteng chromosome 5, ARS-OSU_banteng_1.0, whole genome shotgun sequence, the proteins below share one genomic window:
- the SMIM41 gene encoding small integral membrane protein 41 produces MNSSQAGATARGAWQSSCCNQSGVPPEPPEGPRAVQAAVLGVLSLLVLCGVLFLGAGLLLRAQGLTALLARELRASREGEPGGASVDDDDS; encoded by the coding sequence ATGAACAGCTCGCAGGCGGGCGCCACAGCCCGGGGCGCCTGGCAGAGCTCCTGCTGCAACCAGTCGGGGGTGCCGCCGGAGCCCCCCGAGGGGCCGCGCGCCGTGCAGGCGGCGGTGCTGGGCGTGCTGTCGCTGCTCGTGCTCTGCGGGGTCCTCTTCCTGGGCGCCGGCCTCCTGCTCCGCGCCCAGGGTTTAACAGCGCTGTTGGCCCGAGAGCTGCGCGCGTCCCGGGAGGGCGAGCCCGGTGGCGCCAGCGTCGATGACGACGACTCCTAG